One segment of Rhodopirellula baltica SH 1 DNA contains the following:
- a CDS encoding TlpA family protein disulfide reductase, translating to MTRFFSLPVAWTRKTLLGAACGVAFLTGGVAAQAEPTLTVGSKAPSLDIEHYIHEDLGKFGPVTDFEDGKIYVVEFWATWCGPCIQSMPHLVELQERHRENGVQIVSISDEDLETVEGILERDYPGKEGVTFAELTSAYTLTVDPDGSSTDDYMRAANQNGIPAAFLVGKTGLIEWIGHPMSLDEPLEQVIEGTWDREAFKEEMARQQRLEEAMQKVNRMAGEGNFEDAIKVIDKVLEEFEGVDDEMGQSVREQLTQFKYGLRLDSGDLSEDVMTYFRGQLKEAKGNPQAMAQFSYGLMSSIQQGAKVGKLADETLVALNAEIEGADPQIQPLMHVLVAQMNASLERFDAAIEAQKKAIEKSEGRQKERMEGMLEELEELADVDSTTKKSDDEKEDSSEEGE from the coding sequence ATGACCCGCTTTTTTTCGCTTCCTGTCGCGTGGACACGTAAGACTCTGCTAGGTGCCGCCTGCGGAGTTGCATTTTTGACCGGTGGCGTTGCGGCTCAAGCCGAACCGACGTTGACCGTGGGATCGAAAGCACCTTCGCTCGATATCGAGCACTACATCCACGAAGACCTCGGAAAATTCGGTCCGGTCACCGATTTCGAAGATGGCAAAATCTACGTGGTCGAGTTTTGGGCAACGTGGTGTGGTCCGTGCATCCAAAGCATGCCGCACCTGGTCGAATTGCAAGAACGACATCGCGAAAATGGCGTTCAGATCGTCAGCATCTCGGATGAAGATCTAGAAACCGTCGAAGGCATTCTGGAACGTGACTACCCAGGCAAAGAAGGTGTCACATTCGCGGAACTGACATCGGCTTACACATTGACAGTCGATCCCGACGGTTCGTCGACCGATGACTACATGCGTGCCGCCAATCAGAACGGCATCCCCGCCGCGTTTTTGGTCGGCAAGACCGGTTTGATTGAGTGGATCGGACACCCGATGAGTCTCGACGAGCCGTTGGAACAAGTCATCGAAGGAACATGGGACCGCGAAGCTTTCAAAGAAGAAATGGCTCGCCAGCAACGCTTGGAAGAAGCGATGCAAAAGGTCAATCGTATGGCCGGTGAAGGAAACTTTGAGGATGCCATCAAGGTCATCGACAAGGTTTTGGAAGAGTTCGAGGGTGTGGATGACGAAATGGGGCAGTCGGTTCGTGAGCAACTGACTCAGTTCAAATACGGTCTGCGTTTGGACTCGGGCGATCTATCCGAAGACGTGATGACGTATTTCCGTGGCCAACTGAAGGAAGCGAAGGGCAACCCACAGGCCATGGCTCAGTTCTCCTACGGGTTGATGTCATCGATCCAACAAGGAGCCAAGGTTGGCAAGTTGGCGGATGAAACGCTGGTTGCACTCAACGCTGAAATCGAAGGAGCCGATCCCCAGATTCAGCCTTTGATGCACGTTCTGGTTGCTCAAATGAACGCATCGTTGGAACGATTCGATGCGGCGATCGAGGCACAGAAGAAAGCCATCGAGAAATCCGAAGGTCGGCAAAAAGAACGCATGGAAGGCATGCTCGAAGAACTGGAAGAGCTGGCCGACGTGGACTCGACCACCAAAAAGTCCGACGATGAAAAGGAAGACTCGTCGGAAGAAGGTGAGTGA